Below is a window of Haloterrigena alkaliphila DNA.
ACGGAATCGCGCCGTCGCCGTTCTCACGGAATCGCGGGCGACCAAACACCTAATACTCCGGCCGTTGACAGTCCCCGCGACCATGATGGGTGCACAGTTAACACTTGACAAGATACTCGAACGGGCAGTCGACCTATTCCCCGACCGGGAACTGGTGACGAAACTGCCCGACGGAGAGATGCACCGATACACCTACGGGGACGCCTACGAGCGCATCTGCCAGCTCGCGGGCGCGCTCGACGAACTGGGACTCGAGGAGGGGGCCCGAGTCGGCGTCGTCGCGACGAACCACTACCGCCACTTCGAACTGTACTTCGGGCCAGCCTGCTCGGGGAGGTCGATCCACATGTGTAATATGCGGCTGCCCGACCACCACTTCGTCCACACCATCGAGGACGCCGGGGACGAGGTGCTGTTCGTCGACCCGTGGCTACTCGAGAAAGTCGAGGCGAACGCCGACGAACTCGAGACCGTCGAACGGTACGTCGTCCTCTGCGGCGAGGACGAACTGCCGGAGACCGACCTCGAGCCGGTGACCGACTACGAATCGCTGCTCGAGGGACACTCGACCGAGTACGGCTGGCCCGACGTCGACGAGGATGCGGAGTACGGGATGTGCCACACCTCGGGGACGACCGGGCTCCCGAAGGGCGTCGCCTACTCCCACCGGGCGATGTACCTCCACAGCATCATGTGCGGCCACGTCGACGCCAACGGGGTCAGCGAGCGCGACACCGTGTTGCCCGTCGTCCCGATGTTCCACGCCAACGGCTGGGGGCTCCCCTACGCGGCGACGTTCGTCGGCGCGAAGCAGGTCTTCCCGACCGTCCACACCGATCCGGAGCCCCTCGCTCGCCTGATCGACGAGGAGGAGGTAACGTTCTCGGCGGCCGTGCCGACGATCTGGCTCGGGATGGCCGAGTTCTTGGACGAGAACCCCGAGGTCGACATCTCGAACATCGACCGGCTGACGGTCGGGGGGTCCGCGCCGCCGGAGTCGCTCATCCGGAAGTACGACGAGGAGT
It encodes the following:
- a CDS encoding long-chain fatty acid--CoA ligase, whose translation is MGAQLTLDKILERAVDLFPDRELVTKLPDGEMHRYTYGDAYERICQLAGALDELGLEEGARVGVVATNHYRHFELYFGPACSGRSIHMCNMRLPDHHFVHTIEDAGDEVLFVDPWLLEKVEANADELETVERYVVLCGEDELPETDLEPVTDYESLLEGHSTEYGWPDVDEDAEYGMCHTSGTTGLPKGVAYSHRAMYLHSIMCGHVDANGVSERDTVLPVVPMFHANGWGLPYAATFVGAKQVFPTVHTDPEPLARLIDEEEVTFSAAVPTIWLGMAEFLDENPEVDISNIDRLTVGGSAPPESLIRKYDEEYDAPIIQGWGMTETSPLGTLSTLRKEAAELPSDEQYEYRAKAGLPVPGMQTRIVDDDGEEVPADGETMGELQVRSPWVTDGYHDRPEENEAAFTEDGYLRTGDIATRDELGYVDVVDRNKDVIKSGGEWISSVQLENELMAHEAVAEATVVAVEHERWQERPMAVITTSAGADVTGTELEDHLAETFPDWWLPDVYEFVDEIPKTSTGKFDKKRLRERFDIVLEAEQGEEAEP